One genomic region from Halomicrobium zhouii encodes:
- a CDS encoding HalOD1 output domain-containing protein, protein MTPDRPRSEARAWENYLLVFSVMVVAICLGLLPSTPGPRHLETPEAIVPMAIAAGLGVFAIRLRRGSYAHDQRRRIARHGWVGALVAASISGWWVVLHLHTGVPVTGLTDQILTVVSGGLGAGVLAGRSAIAGQTPETTAGRDRVLAETTWADRSGPTPVVDATIALLAELNGVDRTELDPLYTHVDPELLTDLRQQDDSQWRYLFRTDSYEIGITSSGTVTAYEPLGDADVSTSLASG, encoded by the coding sequence ATGACTCCGGACCGGCCACGCTCCGAGGCGCGCGCGTGGGAGAACTACCTGCTGGTCTTCAGCGTGATGGTCGTGGCGATCTGCCTGGGCCTGCTCCCGTCGACGCCCGGCCCGCGCCACCTCGAAACGCCCGAGGCCATCGTCCCGATGGCCATCGCCGCCGGACTCGGTGTGTTCGCGATCCGGCTCCGCCGCGGGTCGTACGCGCACGACCAGCGCAGGCGGATCGCCCGGCACGGCTGGGTCGGGGCGCTGGTCGCCGCGAGTATCAGCGGCTGGTGGGTCGTCCTCCACCTCCACACCGGGGTGCCGGTTACCGGATTGACCGACCAGATACTCACCGTCGTGAGCGGCGGCCTCGGCGCCGGCGTGCTCGCGGGTCGGTCGGCTATCGCCGGGCAGACACCGGAGACGACCGCGGGCCGGGACCGCGTCCTCGCGGAGACGACGTGGGCCGACCGCTCGGGGCCGACGCCGGTCGTCGACGCGACCATCGCGTTGCTCGCCGAACTGAACGGCGTCGACCGGACCGAACTCGACCCGCTCTACACGCACGTCGACCCGGAACTGCTCACCGACCTGCGCCAGCAGGACGACTCCCAGTGGCGATACCTGTTCCGCACGGATTCCTACGAGATCGGTATCACCAGCTCGGGGACCGTCACCGCGTACGAACCGCTCGGGGACGCGGACGTGTCGACGTCGCTCGCGTCGGGGTGA
- a CDS encoding SOS response-associated peptidase — protein MCGRTSLFLERADLEDRFAAELVTDGGVDYRPRYNVAPGSDLEVVTNEAPATIDQFQWGLVPSWAEEPTRGLINARSETAAEKRSFREAWERRPCLVPSTGFYEWQDRDVGGKRPYRIYRDGDDPAFAMAGLWERWEGADETLATVTILTTEPNDVVAPIHDRMPVILPPEAERTWLEAGPDERRGLCRPYPGDDLAAYPVSTAVNDPANDHPGVVEADPSEQAGLGDFG, from the coding sequence ATGTGCGGACGTACCTCGCTGTTCCTCGAACGGGCGGACCTGGAGGACCGTTTCGCCGCCGAACTCGTCACCGACGGCGGGGTGGACTACCGGCCGCGGTACAACGTCGCCCCCGGGAGCGACCTCGAGGTCGTCACGAACGAGGCACCGGCGACCATCGACCAGTTCCAGTGGGGGCTCGTCCCGTCGTGGGCCGAGGAGCCGACCCGTGGGCTGATCAACGCTCGCTCGGAGACGGCCGCGGAGAAGCGCTCGTTCCGCGAGGCCTGGGAACGCCGGCCGTGTCTCGTGCCCTCGACGGGCTTCTATGAGTGGCAGGACCGCGACGTCGGCGGGAAGCGGCCCTACCGCATCTACCGCGACGGCGACGACCCGGCGTTCGCGATGGCCGGGCTCTGGGAGCGCTGGGAGGGCGCGGACGAGACGCTGGCGACGGTGACGATACTCACGACCGAACCGAACGACGTCGTCGCGCCCATCCACGACCGGATGCCGGTGATCCTGCCGCCGGAGGCCGAGCGAACCTGGCTCGAGGCCGGGCCCGACGAGCGGCGGGGGCTGTGCCGCCCGTATCCGGGCGACGACCTCGCCGCCTACCCGGTCTCCACCGCGGTCAACGACCCGGCCAACGACCACCCGGGCGTCGTCGAGGCGGACCCGTCTGAACAGGCCGGCCTCGGCGACTTCGGCTGA
- a CDS encoding response regulator: MERSNSRGNSGPFDVLLVESDPEAASRFVESFEATDATETVSVVGDGADALDFLHQRDGYADAPRPDIILLDLHVPGTSGNEILAELDSRPELRRIPVLVLTASDEAADVTRSYELNANAYLEKPTSSEAFVTMARAIEDFWLGVAHLPPK, from the coding sequence GTGGAACGAAGTAATTCACGCGGAAACAGCGGTCCGTTCGACGTCCTGCTCGTCGAAAGCGATCCAGAAGCGGCCTCGCGGTTCGTCGAGTCCTTCGAGGCGACCGACGCCACGGAGACCGTCTCGGTCGTCGGGGACGGCGCCGACGCGCTCGATTTCCTCCACCAGCGCGACGGCTACGCGGACGCCCCGCGTCCCGACATCATCCTGCTCGACCTCCACGTTCCGGGAACGAGCGGAAACGAGATCCTCGCCGAACTCGATAGTCGGCCCGAGTTGCGCCGGATCCCCGTGCTCGTTCTCACCGCCTCGGACGAGGCGGCGGACGTCACGCGATCGTACGAACTCAACGCAAACGCCTATCTCGAGAAGCCGACGTCGTCGGAAGCGTTCGTGACGATGGCCCGCGCCATCGAGGATTTCTGGCTCGGCGTCGCGCATCTCCCACCGAAGTAG